A segment of the Amia ocellicauda isolate fAmiCal2 chromosome 5, fAmiCal2.hap1, whole genome shotgun sequence genome:
aaaccaaacaaagaaacatttatTCCGGTGCATATTTCTGTGCGTTATATTGCCGAAATCATAAACGtgtaaacacacatttatagcGAAGTAGAATGATAACTGATGATATCTGGGGCTATGACAATAATGGTGTCGCAGTTATAGACAGCCAGTCGGTGGTAACCTGTTGAGATTTTTCTACCACCAGCCCaatccattttattttcctgaagCTATTGAGTGGGTGTGTTCCCCGGCAGCAGCTTTAGTGAACACACAGGTCGccttcgtgtagcgcagatgctCGCAGATCTGCgccgctccgccaatgggatcggtgtgattgtgcagatctgcgcagaactgccgACATCTGCGCTACTAGAACGCGAGCACAATTCAAATGAAACTGATATACCTCCCAGCTTGCTGCGGTGAAgttgcggtgtgtgtgtgtgtgtgtgtatgtatatatatatatatatatatatatattggcaaCTACTAGATGTGTTACCTTGCAAAATAGAGCATTCAagttacaaaaaaacattacaaagttaATAtcacataataacaacaaaacagtcAAGTATAATACGTTATGTGGTTAGCTCTATTTATCTCATTTTAGTcttgcatgtattgtatgtcataattatataatgaaaaatgtataaatatcatTTACTTAGACTTTTACTAAAGTTTTAGGAGATGGTGTATGCACAGGTACACAGGTGCAGGAATGTATCCACACACTCATTTTctgaacacacatacatagaatAGATGGATAGACAGACGTGATATATATGAAACGTGCACCTGCACAGTAAAAGTATCTTCTCAATTGGGCGCTATTATTAGGTATTGAACTCCCACGGAAAAGACGGCGCACTCACCTTGAAAGCGCAGACCAATTCTTCCGACTGAACGACATGTCTGCGTCTTCTCCGAGTCAAGTCTTAAAACAGAAGAGTTaccaaaacatacatatatatatatatatatatatatacccagaCCAGACCGTTACTTGAGTGTTTTTCAGCAATCCTCCATAATCCAAATCCACTGGCACTGTAAATCTACCTTTACCCTGCACGGCTGAGAGAGGTCACATGACTTCTGTTATCTGTGTGTGGAGCTGTAATTTACCTATGCGCAGTACCTTGTGAATGCACTTTGGGCTCAAGTAGGCGGATGGTCTATAGAAAAGTTCTTCAAAAAATGACGTTTTTCTTGCACAACCCGGGTGCCTTTGTCTTTCATTATCCTCGCTTGCTTTAGAGAAATGTGGTTTGGGAATCTGAATAGTGTGCTGCACCTGATAGCAGGTGTACAGTAACGGCAAAGCCTGAGTGGgaagaaatgcaaaatgcaaatgtaGTTACCCTTTGGGATATAATACACCAACATGACATTATATTGTCTTATTcattttggagaaaaaaaatggtAAGGATGCATGAATCcttgcattttttaaaacatatttattagtCTTTGAGTCTTTGATATTATATGTTATATTTCTATCATTAGACCGAATTACAGTAAGGCATTGTAAGCCTGGGGCGTAGTCATTTTACAGTAGATGGAGTGAATTGTGATGACTAAccttgtattatatatatcaaGATCATGGATATCTTGTTTTTGagttattttctaaaataagataAGATTGCACTAAACCTTTGTAAATATAACAAATAGGCCTACACGTCTTGCTTCATACTTCATTCGCTGATTCTCGGTGAATAGGGTTTCACTTTTTACCTAAGTGTTTATGTTACTAACTTATTACAGATTAGTTAATTTTCCATCTGGTCCAATCTTCTTTGAAGTAATGAGAAAGCATTGTTCTTTTGTGGAATCAATTGCAATTTTGGTGTCTTTAAACTTTGTCCACTAAAGCCACTTAAACTGGACGAGGGCATTGGCTGTGAAATCATGCTTTTGCATAAAGTAAATACTCATGACAAACTAACATGGATTTATTTcgcaatgtgtttatttatacaaatataatattaagAACACATTGCATCATTAATCTAGAaatctaattttaaaatatctaaACACATGTGGAAGACCAATCAATACTATTCCTGTGGAATGCAGTTAAACATATTGGTATCTCCACTTCCATTCATCACATTCAGAACATTAAATATAGGTAATTATATACtagtgacattttttttatcagtttCGTTCTGAAGGTCAttgtacatatgtgtgtgtgtctgtgttatgAACTTTGTTTAACTTGGGATATAGTTCCCTGTCATAAAAGTGATGTAAATAATGTGGAATGACAAAAGCTCAATGGCATAACAGTCTAAGTCAACTGAAAGGAAAGTCTGTCTTTCAATGAATGTAAACTTCagatttatttgtttctctGAAGATCAATCAGACTGGACCAAGAGTTAATATTAGATGTATAACTTTGTAAATGATCTAATTGTGTGCTTCATTATGTGCTTGTTGTACTAGTAGAAACTCCACCTTTATTATAAACTTCACAGGACTTTGACCTAGGCAATTTAAAGAAACAGATAGTACTTAATTAGGAGACCTTTACTGGAAGTTTTCCAGCATCATAAAACGGATAGAAATACACTGCATTGGCTTACCTCTACTtgttaaaacaataaacattgTTTTGTGTTGGCATTGGTACTTTGGCACGAAGGTTTTATCGTAGGTCACCCTACTGTACCATTCGGGATACACATATGATGACATGCTATTGGATGGAAATTGTGTAAAGATGAAGCAGAACAGGTGAAAGAAACACTGGATAAAATGCAGATTttactacaacaacaaaaaggatcaggttaaatgtatgtgtatttctGTATATTGATTTCCATTAGATAATTTAGGCTGACCTCTATCAGGTCAGATTTTATAAGCACATTGTTACTGAATTGGCTACTTAGGGTGCATGGTGTACTACATGATGTTCAGGATCTCCACTTTCGTTAACAGTTGCTATCATTATGATTCAGTTGCTTGTCCAGGGTAGTTCTTTATACTACACTGTCTGTACTGGGTGTCTTACCAGTGTCAGCAACCCATCCTCTCCAATTCATCCAAGTCtcccaagaaaagaaaagttaaaGAATGGGGTCATTAAAGTTCaataaacaataacataaaCACAGgtcttattttattaaaatgtgaatCCAGTGAATGATTTATTGTGCTCAGGCTATTGTTCCACACCCAGGAAATCCGACTAGTTGTGCCATTGAATGTAACCAGTGAATTCCTTCTATTCAGCAATGAATGGTGTAGGCTTTGAAATCAGAAGACCTTTTTTGTCTGCAGATGTCAGGGCAGTGAAGCTACTGCAGGCATTAGAAATGTTCTTTATAATCACTAATCCAGTTGAACAAGATGAGAATCGTAAATATTAACACACTTTCGGtgccttttgtttatttatgcaaAAAGCGACTgggcattaaaaaaagaaaatggaaagttTTGTATTCCATTATAACGCAagatttcttcattatttttaagttgCATTCTCTTTTTCTGCTTCAGAAATTAGGTGTGGCTGCTTAATTAGCTTACATCAGAAATTATTAAAGATTGCTAAATATTGAGCCCACCGATCAGGATTTAAAATTATCAATCAGTATCAAAATGGTCAAGTTTCAAGTCCTATTGTAAAATGTTCCATGAAGATGCGGCAGCATAGCTAAAAGCACAGCTAAACAGCGCTTTAGTTctgctgcatattttttgttctttGGTTCATTGATCCAATTTCTACTACACAGTAGAAATTACACAGGCGCTCAAGAAGAAAAGTAGTGTCAGTATCAACCTGTGATCAAAGCTTTGGAAATTCTTTAATGGTCCATCTGTTTTAAAAAGCCATGCTTTATTGTTTGAACCACTTTGCTCCATTTGCGAAGGTTTGTGTGTAAGCATCCCTAagcttgtgtctgtgtgaattaTTTTCAGTAACTGGTATTCAGAGTGGTGCCATTTTCTTAACTGACATTCACAGGAGTCAATTGAATTATAGAAATGTATTGATTCTGAAGACTGACACATAATTCAAAATGAGTCTCTGGTATAGGCCTAAACTTGCAATACTTCTTATGGAGTTCCCATAGCAATGATTTCTGAAATAAACCTGTTATGATTCAAGTCCTTGATAgttgtatagtttttttttcatgcatatttatataattatagtcATACTAAATTGagtagaaattatatatattgggCACAACATCAAGCACTTAATGGAGGAGACTCAAACACAACACAGTTTAAGTATACCTTGGAGGTCTTGCAGTATCTCACCCAGATAGAAGACTGATATTCCATACTATGAAGCTGGATGCATTGTGGGATGACTGTGGCATATATTCACAAAAGGTCTTCAGTGAcatttgtgttatgtgttgtttttaaaatgtaatatagaaAATGTATTCCTAACATtgaatcacatttaaaaaggtGAAGTCTGGCTAGGAAGAGTATTAAACACCTGTAGAGTGTGAAACATTTTTGCAGGCCTCATAATTTCACAGAACACCTGGGGTAGATAAGCAGAGTGGTAAAATAACAAGCTAACCAGGCACAAAATGGAGactaacacaaatacacacctgcatataaatacatttgtgttaaACCAAGTGATAAGGTGATCCACAGACAAATTCTCTGGATGTGACATACTgcattaaatatttgaattgatGCACTGTTCATAAACCTCTCATAATTAGAAAGGTTGAATATGATGCCCATCTTTGTAAAAGAAAGTTCTGCTGGCTCTTTCTCCCATGGATTTGCATTTCAGATCGTTAAGCCTCAGCAGCTTTACTGATCACTGTATCATTTCAAGCATGTGGTGTTATGCATGCAAATATATGGCGTTATGCATGCAAATATATGGCAATAGCTATTTCACCTCACTTGGGCAAGAGAGTGACATAGAATAAGCGGCCTATTGTTAAGatcattttgttaattgtgtgtaaacatgaaaaaaactgAGTCATATATCAGGACATGGTAACTGTAAAGAGCATTTGCTTAAAACTGGATAATGGATTGGCAGCATGTTGTTGAAGGTTTGCAAAAACAAGTGTGTGAAGCTTTGGTTAGTCAGCTTCCAATCTCTTAGGAAACTATGATATTATCTTCCATATTTTATTGATGTGATAAGGTAATGGCATGTGTAGCTTCGTTTATTGCCTTGTTTGCATTCTACAAGTTGGCGGTCACCTTTAAAGACACATCTAGTGCCTAACTGTTTTATTAGTGTAGGCAATCTGAAAGCAAGAGAGGTTAACACTTTTTTTAGAGGGAAAACATGTATATAGAATTCCTTTAAAAGCTGACATAGACCATGAATCTCTGATGATAAAGAGAGTTTGGGGATCATGGAAAAATTGTATGTGTCAGctaattttcaaatacaatacatttttactaGATCTCTTATCTGAACCACCAcctttaaaaagtaaatttcACATACCTCATTTCTAGGGGCATACCAGGAAACTATTTAGCTATCTAGATCAATCAATACCAGCTATCAACAGAAAAAAACTTTCAGAATAGATCAAAGGCAATGGATTTATTTGGAAAAAGCTTCCAAGTCTTAATTTTGTATaatcattacatttgtattattttgttgggGTGGGGTtccatatttgtttgttttagcttTAACCCTAGAAGAGCAACTCAAagattacaattatttttcaaatgctgTATTGACGTGCACTTTATTAGAAGACTACAGAGCCTTTGATTCTACTGCATACCTCACACTTGGCAGGCAAAATGCACACAGAATGGCACTTGGTTCTTTCAAAAATTATAAACATCAGATTTTACACATGTCCATGTCATATGAAAAGGAAGGTCTATTGAACTCACATGAAAGTTGGACAGTCAGTTTTACAGAGGGCCCCTACCAAATCACAAACGGGTAGAATAGCCTCTAACTCAAACATTCAGTCCTCAGTCCTATCCGAGGAATTATAGGAGCAGAAatgttaaacaacaacaaaaacactggGTTACATAAAAATCCTTGCTTGATGGAATTGACAAGAGGACCAATGGATTTTGTTAAAGCATTTCCAGAATTCTTTGTCATAAATTTAAGATCACATGtttatggaaaaaataaaatagacactgaaaaatgaaatgtatcaCCACTGATTGTTAAAAATACTAGCAGATGTGCAGGTGTAAATTCAAGTCCGTATTCAATTCCTTCAGATtatctgtaaaaaacaaaatatgattttataaATTACAGGAATTCTATACAGAACTTCAAAGCAGATAGTGTGTAACATTTTCAGTGCCACACAAACAGCATAGCAATACATACATTACACACTAGTGTAGCCCAaatataaacagaaaataatagaTTTTTCATGTTAGAAATTAGTTAGACAGATCATTCATAAAATTATAGTGCAGTTGTCTATAAATGGATGCAATATTAATGATTTTCAAAGGCTGGCAAAATGGTCAatacaaaacacattatttggcagtgcAAGATTGTTAAGGGTGTCACAATCAGGTTTTCCGGAAAAGACATGCCTGTGCAAGCTTTGTGAATAATGCAGACTGATGATAATAGCATAAATGACAGTTGAAACCTTTTACTTTGGAGTGCAGGGCTAAATTATTTAGTCAGCAAAagcatacagtgggggaaaaaagtatttgatcccctgttgattttgtacgtttgcccactgacaaagaaatgatcagtctataattttaatggtaaaatccagaaaaatgcatttcaaaaaagttataaattgatttgcatgttaatgagtgaaataagtatttgaccccttcgatttagtacttggtggcaaaacccttgttggcaatcacagaggtcagacgtttcttgtagttggccaccaggtttgcacacatctcaggagggattttgtcccactcctctttgcagatcctctccaagtcattaaggtttcgaggctgatgtttggcaactcgaaccttcagctccctccacagattttctatgggattaaggtctggagactggctaggccactccaggaccttaatgtgcttcttcttgagccactcctttgttgccttggctgtgtgttttgggtcactgtcatgctggaatacccatccatgacccattttcaatgccctggctgagggaaggaggttctcacccaagatttgatggtacatggccctgtccatcatccctttgatgcggtgcagtcgtcctgtccccttagcagaataaaatccccaaagcataatgtttccacctccatgtttgacggtggggatggtgttcttggggtcattcctcctcctccaaacacggtgagttgagttgatgccaaagagctcgattttggtctcatctgaccacaacactttcacccagttctcctctgaatcattcagatgttcattggcaaacttcagacgggcctgtacatgtactttcttgagcagggggaccttgtgggcgctgctggatttcagtccttcacggtgtgttaccaattgttttcttggtgactatggtcccatctgccttgagatcattaacaagatcctcccgtgtagttctgggctgattcctcaccgttctcatgatcattgaaactccacgaggtgagatcttgcatggagccccagaccgagggagactgacagttattttgtgtttcttccatttgcgaataatcgcaccaactgttgtcaccttctcaccaagctgctggcgatggtcttgtagcccattccagccttgtgtaggtctacaatcttgtccctgacatccttggacagctctttggtcttggccatggtggagagtttggaatctgattgattgattgcttctgtggacaggtgtcttttatacaggtaacgagctgagattaagagcactccctttaagagagtgctcctaatctcagctcgttacctgtataccagaaatcttgctgattgataggggatcaaatacttatttccctcattaacatgcaaatcaatgtataacttttttgaaatgcgtttttctggataaaatacacctaccattaaaattatagactgactctttgtcagtgggcaaacgtacaaaatcagcaggggatcaaatacttttttccctcactgtatcattGCATATTCATTTTGAAACACAACATAGAAGTGTGCCAGGAGCAACCCCCCCTTGTTGCAGTGTATCAGCTTTTAAACAAGACAAACCAGTGATGGTTCGGCTTGTTTTCATTGCAAGAAACCATAGTATCAATGTCAGTGGGATGGCTAAAAGGTGTCCTGTTACTGATTTGATTGGAAGAGTAATTGCATGTTGTGGTACTTTATTATGAATTAACAGCAAATGAATGACATCAtaagaaaaaaatctgaatcaCAGTGAAATTAATAgtatttaattcattaattatttcATTATCAGTAGATTATTCAGCCAGAACATGCTCACGATGAAGCAGAGCCTATCTAGGCGGGTACAGATTTAATACAGATCtaagccttttatttgtttacgaTTATAGTTCTACAATTGTTTGATATGTATGGTAATTAAGCaccatcatcatcttcattttgtgttcaggaatgtgttctttattttcaatttaatgTCAGTTCAGATCTAACATCGTGTCCTGTGTCAAAGTGTCTGGGGTATAGATGTCCTAGTGCCAACTCTGCCTAAGTGGCCTGGTTCTGAATGATCACACAGTGTCCAGCACCTCACCTTCTTACTGCGGTGGGGCCGTTTTTGCAGCatcaaacattttcttcctgCCCTCCATCCCAGACATAGCCTCCACATTCTTCCTCCAGTCTCCCACCTCCACAGGTCTCTCCTGTGGGACAAAGGGAATAGATATCAGGGCAAAATCCAGGAGGAGAATGCCTCAGGGTTAGGGTACTTCAGCATCCTTCTTCAGACATCTGTAGTATTTACCATAGTTGAGCCAGAGTCCTGCAGGTGTTTCTTTGTAGCTTTAAATAGTCAATAAACATAGAGCTGGAAAACATACTGCCTGAATCAAAATCAGATCTTagctgaaattaaaacaagaagACTGTGTCTCTTCCATTACCAGGGTTTCAGACTTCTGTCCTACAGGTAGAAATctcattcagttattttctgttcaTAACCTTTTGACATTTGCAATGAGTTCAATGGAAGtttcacatgttttttttgttcagttttggTTTTGGTACTATACTAATCCATTTATAAAGTGGACGTACACACCTACATCTTTGTCATTATCCTTTAGTCCTTATCTTGCACCAGGTACTCTTATCAAAGTATACTCATTATGTCTGTATTATTTGTCTCACTGTTTTAGATTCCCGCCTTGGGCCGAAggttaattttctttattttctgttgaaCTATACATGCTGCATTTGATTATACTTCAGTCTAggctttttttgtaaaatatatatgatcCTGTAAGAATTGTGCCACAGGCTTATGAATCCTATGTGAAGAAAATCCTATTAAGGAATacacagtgaagaaatgagtaAGAAAGTAAGAATTTTACCATAAAGGGCTGACAGAAAAAGCTGTCTGAAATGGTAGCAAAAGGGCAGGTAGGTTACAGACTAATGCAAAATATCAAGAACTGATTCAGTTCTTTCATAGGAATTCACACTTAATGCCTACTACAATACTTAACGTAACAATGAAAGGGTTAGTGTATTTGCAAAAAGCTGAATTACTCAATAAGATTCAACCCTGTGTGAGGGTTTCGGCCACTTGAAGATGTTATAAAATCCCTCATTTACTTCTATTGAAAGAAGACAACATCCTGGGATTAACTGTCTGGCAAAAGCATGGGGGAGGCACAGTGAGCTTGATTGTCATACTGGTTTAACAGGTATTGGTACATGGAAACCTCAATTCTTACAAAACAAATGCTGATGGCAGAAGTTCTGCACAATGTTAAACAATGGGAAAATGGCCATCTGAGACAACACTCCGACAAAAAAAAGGGGCAAAAGCACTTACAGCACAGATAATATGTTTACTGTCATTGTCTGAAGGCCACATAAAGCTACCACCCACTATTCTTGACAAAACAAGATTCCTGTTAGTATAGGACATCAAAGTTGGATTAATTTCCACTTACTTTATTTGCTCTGTCCTTACATGTTTCATGGTGCCTGTCACATTATCTCATCAAATGTAATAAATCGAAGTAGCAGTATAATTGTCTTCATTATATCCTTTTGTTACTTTATCTGTAATCAACAGTTCTTTTTCCTTTTATGTTCCGTTTTGTCTTTTCTGAATAATTTTGGACACACTGCTACTCTCCTATTATTGGTACGGGGTAGAGGAAGTCAAAATACACACCACTGAAATATATCCGGAGGAACCCAAACTACACAAAGACTCTCCCTAACCTCTTCTTACAAAATCCCATTTAATGATCAGATATGGTTTTCCTATTTTGGAAATTACGAAACTTGGTGAAGACCAAGACCTACCTTCTCAGTATCTTCCTTCTTCACTGACTTCAAGTTGGCTCTCAAGTCCATGGACACCTTGTGTTTAGAGCCCAGCAGCGACCGCAGAATGGCATCAGCTGACACCCGAACTCGTCTCAGATTGGGACGTTTGAACTTCCCACGGAGGTCAAACACCTTCATGTTCAGGTCTTGGATCTAGGAAAGGAGATGTAATGCTGTGAAAACTTTTCAGCCATGAGTATTTTCTTATGAAATGATTTTTATTAAACCGAAGTGTTCATTCCCAGAAACACGCAACAAATTAGTATTCGTCAAGAAAGGAAAAGTACTGGATTGGCCACTCCAGAGTGTAAATATAAATGGCCTGTGCGGGTCGCAGCTACCTGCTGGGGATCCGAACCGCACAGGCACTCCTCCGACCACTCCACACCATGTGGCTCCACCCAGTAGAGTGATAACCCAATATGCCAAGAAGACCAGGTCTCCCGTTGCAGGAGATTTATCACTGTACTGATTTCATAGAGGGGTTATGTCACCTGTTACAAGCTCATGTATACGATGAGGCTCATTACAATTATATGGCAGCTAAAAAGTACAATAGGGCCTCTTCTAGTGCAAACCATTTATGAACTTCTTCTGCAAGCCATACACTGCTAGTATGATCAAAAGCATGCGACTTCACAACATGCAAGCAAACACAAGGTTTCTCTTGGACATACTGTACCTCTCTGG
Coding sequences within it:
- the tnni1a gene encoding troponin I, slow skeletal muscle, whose amino-acid sequence is MLKSLLLAKAKEELEQEIVDKEEEKERYLNERVPPLRTSGMSLRELQELCQELHAKIDVVDEERYDIEAKVIHNTREIQDLNMKVFDLRGKFKRPNLRRVRVSADAILRSLLGSKHKVSMDLRANLKSVKKEDTEKERPVEVGDWRKNVEAMSGMEGRKKMFDAAKTAPPQ